GCGTATACCTTGGCGTGGGGCAGGAACCACCCACCCTGCCGCTGATCAACGCCCTGCACCGCAGCGGCCACCAGGTCCTGCTTCCGGTGTGCGAACCGGCCAGGGAGTTGAGCTGGGTGTTCTGGACTCCGGACACCGGCTTCGAGCGCAGCAGGTACGCGCCCATCCTGGAACCTGCGGGGCACCGGCATGGGCCCGAAACCGCCGGCGACGCCGCTGTGCTTTTCATTCCCGCCACAGCCGTGGACCTGGTAAGCAACAGGATTGGCCAGGGCGGCGGCTACTACGACAAGTTCCTGGGGCACCTCGCTACGGCCGGGAAGGAAATTCCGCTGGCCGCTGTTATCTACGACGATGAATTGCTGCCCGCCGGACGGATCCCGGCCGAGGAGTTCGACCGTCCGGTCCCGGCCGTCCTGGTTCCTTCCGGGTACCGGCCCCTGGCGGGTGGCGCCTGAGCACGGGCGTTCCGTGCACAGTGATAGAATTAGCACTCAGGCCCTGCGACTGCTAATGGTTTACCAGGTGGCAGCACGGGACCTCTCGTTTGCCCAAGAGGAGGAGCACCAGTGCCAACATATGCTTACGCCTGCAAGGATTGCGGCCACGCCTTCGACATCGTCCAGTCGTTCTCGGACAGCAGCCTGACGTCCTGCCCTGAATGCGAGGGGACGCTGCGTAAGAAGTTCAACAGCGTCGGTGTCGTCTTCAAGGGCTCCGGTTTCTACCGCACGGACTCCCGCGATTCCAAGGGCAGCTCGGTTTCCCCCGCGCCCGCCGCGGCTCCGGCCGCGCCTGCTGCTGCCCCCGCCGCGCCGGCGCCCGCAGCCGCCGCGAGCTAGTCCGGCACAGACTTCACGACGGCGGCCGGCGCTTTCCAGCGTCCGGCCGCTTTTGTCCACATAGGCCTCATCCCGGCCCCCTTGCGCGTGCGCCCGGAGTTAGCGTGGGCGCATGCCCTTACTTCCCCGCCGCCGCGCCGCCCTCCGGTATTCTTCGGGCCCTGCAGGGGCTGGCCGCAGCCCCAGGAACCGCCCACTGGCCGCGCGTGTTGCCGCTTGGTTGAGCCGAAACCGCCGGCTCGCCGCTGCACTGTTGTTGTGCGCAGCTGCCGCGATCGCCGTCCAGCAGCTCACTCCTGCCCCGCTCTCCACCGCCACGGCCCTGGCCGCTACCCGGGATCTTCCTGCCGGTACCGCCGTATCGGACGCGGACGTGGTCCGAGTCCAGGTGCCCCCTGGCATGGTGGCCGACGGCTTCCTCCGGGATGACGCCGCCGCCACCGGCAAACAGCTCGCCGCACCCATGCGCAAGGGCCAGCTCCTCACCGATGCCCAGCTGGTGGGTCCCGGGCTCCTGGCAGGTACGCCGCCCGGTTCAGCCGCAGTTCCACTGCGGATGGCGGATGCCTCGTCGATTCAGCTGGTCTCCCCCGGACAGCTGGTCAACGTTGTGCTCACATCAGCCAACGGGTTCGACCAGCAGGGCCCGTCGGAGGTGCTGGCGTCGGCAGTCCCCGTACTGTGGACCTCCAACAAGGGCGGCCAGAGCGGCCAGTGGCTGGGCACCACGGAGACGGACGGACTGATCGTGGTGGCAGCCACCGCCGAACAAGCATTACGCCTGGCCGGAGCGTCAACCCAAGGCCGGCTGTTCTTCGTCCTGGTCGGGCCGCCGTAACCTTGTGGCGGTCAGCCCCAGTGCGGCGGCTTCTGTTCCTTCAACCACGTGTCGTGGTCATCCTCACGGTCACCCCAGTTGCGGGCGTCGTCCTCTGCGGCCTTGCTCGGGAGGATCTCTTCAGCGCCGCCTGTTACCGTCCGGGTCGCCGGACCCGTTTCGGCCGGGCCTGCAGGAACGTCCCCGCCGGTAACTGTTTCTGCCTGCCCGTCCTGGATCTTGTCCTGGCGCATGTCTTCCTCGCGGCCGTCTTCCTCAAGCCTGCCGTGTGCAGGTTTCTTTTCCTCGGTCATGGATCCCGCTTCCTGGTTTCCGCTGTCACCGTTCCGGCCTGTGCCGGGATCCCCGGGCAGGTAGGAAACTCCGGCGGACGGCGCGGCGTCAATTCCATTGAGCGCCTGGTCAACGTCGTCGTCAAGGAAGCCCACAGACTGGTGGGTCCTTCCCGGCAGCACCATGTTCTCCAGGCCCAGATAGCCTGCAATGCGGTCTGCGCAGGACGACGGGTCCGTGAACACTTCGATGGTCCACAGCGGCATGTACCGCCAGCCAAGGCGTTCCAGCAGTTGCGGACGCAGCCTGCTGCGTTCACGCACGCTCATGGTGCGGTACTGCGCAGTGCCGTCGGACTCGATGGCCACAGGCCGCGGAATCTCGGAGTCCTCCTGGCCCATGGTATTCAGGGGGTCGGCGGCTGCCACTACATCGATTGCCCCGTCGTATTGGTGCCAGACCCTTGCGCCCCGGGCACGCAGCCGGTCGCCCAGGTCCGCCACCAACGGGTCCGCGCCAAGCGCCTGTTCGCTGGCGGCGGCGCGGGACGCGGGGGTGCCAAGATCCGTGTTGCCGGAAAGTTCCCGGTCCAGCAGCGCGTACAGGTCCACCGCCCCATGGGTGAGCCGGGTGTGGTCCAGGTCCTCGGGCCGGAAGCACGTGAGCACGTGCAGGGAACGGCGGGCCCGGGTCATGGCCAGGGCAAACTTCTCCCGGCCGCCTTCAGCAGACAGCGGCCCGAAGTTGTGGAGGGCCCGCCCGTGCGGGGTCCGCCCGAATCCCGGCGAGAAGATGACATGGTCGCGGACCAGGCCCTGGGCGCGTTCCAGGTCCACCACCCGGAAGGACTCCGGGCCGGCGCCGAAGAATCCGGCCAGGCCCGGCTGGTTGGACAGCTGGAGCCGGATGGACTCGCCAATCCTGGCCGCGTGCCGCAGGCTGGCGGTCACGACCGCGAGGGACGTCCGCGGACGCAGGCGGGCGTGCTCGAAGACCAGCTCCACTACCCGGTTGACCTCGGCCACCACGGACTCCACGCCCTCATGGTCGGCACTGGGAAGGCCGGTGCCGTCCGGCAGGTATTCCACCAGCAGGGACCGGTCCAGCCCCGTGGCCGACTGGCCTTCGGGCAGCCGGCGCAGGCCGCCGTCGTAAAAGTTCTTGCTGAGCTGCAGGACCAGGTCCTCGTCCACTGCGCGGTACACCACGTTGAGCCGCCACACCGGCAGCACTGCGGAGAGCGCGGTGAAAGCGCTCTCGACGCGGTGGTGGGCGGACTCGCCGGGTGCAAGCCGCTCCACCCCAACCGTGAACGTCCGCGGCGTGGCGATGCGCGGATCGCCAAAGGCGATCACCTGCCGTGCCCGGGCAATCGACGGCAGGACGGCCTGCAGGGAGGTGGCCTCCGCGTCGAGGATCACGACGGCGTCGAAGTGCTGTTCTGCCGGAAGCAGGCCCGTCATCAGGTACGGGCTGACGGACCAGACCGGGACGAGCGTGCCGATCAGCTCAGGCGCCTGCGCGGTGAGGGAAGGCAGGGACACCCGGCCGTCCTTGAGCAGGCTGCGGAGCAGGTCTGCCTGGCGCGGCTGGGCAGCGATGGCTGTCCGCCACCGTTCCGCGAGGTCCCAACGCAGGCGGGCGGCGCCGCTGGCAATGTGGGCGTTGTCGGCCAGCCGGTATTCCGCTTCCAGCTGGCGCAAGGCGTCGCCGTCGGACATCGCCAGGTAGTCGTCGCCGCTGATCATTGCCTCAAGCGCGGACTGCCACCATGCCAGCTCCAGCTCCGCGGCGACGGATCCTTCCGGAACTTCCCGTTCGGCGAGGTCGGCCAGGAGTTCGCCCAGGCCGTGTTCGCGCATGTTCTCAATGAGGAGTGTGCGTTCGGGCAGCGTCTTGAGCGTATCGGTGTCCGCCACCAGGCGTTCCAGCCGGTCCATCAGCTGCGCATAGGGAACGGTGGACAAAGCCCCGCCGTCTTCGGAGTGCTGCAGGGCCTCGCCCAGCTGTGCCAGCTCCTGGTCCAGGGACCGGTACATGGCGTTCATCTCGGCCAGGCCGGAGGGAACGGCGGGATGGCGCTGCGTGGTGGCGTAGCCCGCCCAGAGGGCACGCTGTTCCTGGACCAGCACCAGGGACGAGTGCAGGTCCGCGATGTGGACGCCCGGACGCACGTATTCCTTGGCTACACGGCGCAGCCTGGAACGCTGCATGGCGGTCAGCTCGATGCCCCGCTCCCGCCGCCACGCGGACGGCGCCGTGGCGGAGATCAGGTCTGTCACGGGCCGGTCGAAGATGTCCGGGGTGAACTTGTCCAGGCTGCCCCGGACGGCAACCAGCAGTTCCAGCTGCTCGCCCCACTCCGCGAAGGATTCGCCCAGGCGGATTTCGGCGTGCTCGGCAACGGCGTCCATGCGGTCGCGCAGGACGGGGAGGCTCTTGGCCACCGAGCGGACCAGGTCCTGGGCTTCCTCGGTTTCCTTCCGGGTCAGCAGCCTGGCTCCGTGCCAGGGGCTGGTGGTGGCCGCCTTGCTGAAGCTGCCCAGTTCCGCGGCGCGCCGCAGCCGGCCCGCCAGCTCCTCGCGGTCCCGGATGCTGTCCAGGACGCTGCGCTTGAGCCGGACGGTGGTGGCCGGGGCAGGATGGATCGAGGTGAGCTCAGCGAGCGACTGCATGGCCTGGTACGGCGAGCAGCCCCACCTCTCGCGGACGTTGTGGAGCGATGCCACGTGGTCCATCAGGGCGTGCCGGTGTTCGGTCAGGGTGGTGTGCAGGTTCCCCAGCTGGGGTTCCAGGGACTTTTCATTGCGGACGATTGCCCGGACCAGTTGGCCTTTCAGCTGTTGGGCGGTGACGTTCCCGGTCAGCTGGAAGAGGATGGACTCCAGGCCCAACGACTCCAGGTGCCCGGAAACCTCGTTCAGGCTGGCGCGGCGATCTCCCACCACCAGCACTGTCTTGCCGGCATCCACCAGGGCGCCGATGGTGTTGATGGCGGTCTGGGTCTGGCCGGTGCCGGGCGGGCTGCTGACCACCAGGGAGTCCCCAGCGCGGGCCGCATCGACCACGTACTGCTGGTCCGTGTCGGCATCCAGCAGCAGCAGCTCATCCTTGGGGTTCCTGTTATCCAGGTGCGGGAAGCGGGACGGATCCGGTTCCTCAACGTCCACCACTTCGCCGCCGGCGGCGGTGGCCAGCGCAGAGACGATGGGGTGGGAGTCGTTGATCCAGGGGTCGTCGAGGTTGCCGGAGAGGTCCGCAAAGGTGGAGACCAGCAGGTTGTGCTGGGTTTCAGCGCCGTGGATGGGCCGGATCAGGGTGGCCAGCCGGTCCAGGACGGGCTGGGGGTCAAACCGTGCAGTGCTGTAGGCCAGCCGGGTCACGGCGTTGACGTCGAACACGATCCCGTGGATGTTTTTCAGGTGCCGCACCAGGGCGGGGTTGATCTGCGCCTGTTCGGTGAGCTGCAGTTCGAAGTCGTCCTCCCCGGGGCGAACCGTCAGGGAGATGGCGGTCAGCATGACCGGGGCTGACACGCGCTGGGGTTTGCCCCCGACGGCGGATGTCCACACCACAGTGCCTGCCGACAGGTATCCGGCGTCGATGCCGCGGTCGTTGGCGAGCTCGAAGATCTTTGACCGGATGTTGCGCGACGCCCTCGCGGCCACCACGTACTGCTGCCGGTCACGGATCAGGGTGGACAGGCGTGTGCGGCGCCCGGCCATGAGCTGGGCAAGGCCCGAGGGGTGGGCCGAGGTGAGGTCGATGGAACCTTCCGGCGTCTTGGTGAAGCGGAGCATCGTGTCCGCGCCGGTGACGGGTTTGAGCCCGGACAGCCATTTACGAAGCTCCTCCGAGCCTTCCGGGTGGCCTTGACCAACTGACACTTCTGCCTTCTTTTCTGCGTTTGCACGTGACGTCCTGGACCATACCGGCATAGATTCGAGAGTAGCCGCTCCGGCGCCGGACTTGAGCGACCGCAACACTGGGGCACCGGAAATTGCGGAGGAATTCGCTGGGAAAAAGCAGTGGCCGGCCCCCGCTGTCGGAGGCCGGCCACTAGGATGCTATTCCCACTCGATGGTTCCCGGCGGCTTGCTGGTGACGTCCAGCACCACCCGGTTGACGCCGTCCACCTCGTTGGTGATCCGGCTGGAGATCCGTGCCAGCAGGTCGTACGGCAGGCGCGACCAGTCGGCAGTCATGGCGTCTTCGGAGGACACCGGACGGAGCACGATGGGGTGGCCGTAGGTGCGGCCGTCGCCCATGACGCCGACGCTGCGGACGTCCGCGAGCAGGACCACGGGCATCTGCCATACCTCGTTGTCCAGCCCGGCCGCGGTCAGCTCGGCACGCGCGATGGCGTCCGCCTTGCGCAGCAGGTCCAGCCGTTCCTTGGTGACCTCGCCGACGATCCGGATGCCCAGGCCGGGGCCCGGGAAGGGCTGGCGGCCGACGATTTCCTGCGGCAGGCCGAGCTGGGCGCCCACGGCACGGACCTCGTCCTTGAACAGGGCGCGCAGCGGCTCAACGAGCTCGAACTGCAGGTCCTCGGGGAGGCCGCCCACGTTGTGGTGGCTCTTGATGTTGGCTGCACCTTCGCCGCCGCCGGATTCGACGACGTCCGGGTACAGGGTGCCCTGGACCAGGAACTTGATCTTTTCGCCGTGGGCTGCGGCCTCGGCGATGATGGCCAGTTCGGCTTCTTCGAAGGCGCGGATGAATTCCCGGCCGATGATCTTGCGCTTGGTTTCGGGATCGCTGACACCGGCCAGGGCCGAGAGGAAGCGTTCCTGTTCGTTGGCCACGTACAGCTTCACGCCGGTGGCGGCCACGAAGTCGCGTTCAACCTGCTCCGCTTCGCCTTCACGCAGCAGTCCGTGGTCCACGAACACACAGGTGAGCTGGTCGCCCACAGCCCGCTGCACCAGGGCTGCCGCCACTGCCGAATCCACGCCGCCGGAGAGACCGCAGATGACGCGGGCATCCCCTACCTGCTGGCGGATGCGCTCCACCTGTTCTTCGAGGATGTTGCCGGTGGTCCAGTTGGGCTCCAGCTTGGCGCCCTTGAACAGGAAGTTTTCGAGCACTTGCTGGCCGTAGGCGGAGTGCTTGACTTCGGGGTGCCACTGCACGCCGAAGAGGCCCTTTTCCTCGTTGGCGAAGGCTGCGACTTCGGCGCCCGCCGTCGTGGCGAGGACATCGAATCCTGCAGGTGCTTCATGCACGGAGTCGCCGTGGCTCATCCAGGTCTTCTGGTGCTGGGGCATGCCCTCTAGCACCGAGCGGCCGTCGCCGAGGATGGTGGTCTCCGTGGATCCGTACTCCCGCAGGCCGGTCTTGTCCACCTTGCCGCCCAGGGCGTTGGCCATGGCCTGGAACCCGTAGCAGATCCCGAAGACGGGGACGCCGGCTTCGAAGAGGTCGGCACCCACGCTGGGGGCGCCGTCGGCATAGACGCTGGAGGGGCCTCCGGACAGGATGATGGCGGCAGGGTTCTTGGCCAGGAGCTGCTCGGTGGAGTAGGTATGCGGAACCACTTCCGAATACACATTCGCTTCCCTGACGCGGCGTGCAATCAGCTGCGCGTACTGGGCACCGTAATCAACAACCAGCACCGGCTTCTGGGAAGTCTGGGATGCAGTGGGAGTAGTCACCGTAATAGCCTACTTTGCGCCCTTGCACCGGCGCACCTTGAGAAGCCGCGCTGTGACGCAGTAGACGTCCGACGGCGGGTGGCCGGTGCGCGCCAGGCCCGTTTCAGTAGCGCTGGGGAGCCTGCGGATTGGCGGCCAGTTCGGCTTCCACCTCTGCGTGGAACTTCTTCTCCACGATGAAGGACAGGAACGGCACGACGCCGCCCAGTGCCAGCAGCACCAGTTTCAGGAAGGGCCAGCGCATCAGGGACCAGAGCCGGAAGTTGGAGATCAGGTACACAACGTACATCCAGCCGTGCACGATCAGCACGGTGACGGAGACGTTCATGCCGTTGAGCACCCCGGGCGGTTCCGCGTCGGCGAATCCGAAGCCGAACGGCTGGCCGGTCACCGCGTTGGTGCCGCCCGCGAACAGGTACTGCCCGAAGCCGTACCGTGCCACCAGTTCCGCACACAGCAGCAGGAGCATGGTGCCGGTGAGGTAGGCCATGACCTTGTAGAACTTCAGGGCGGACCGGATCTGGGCCTCGGTACCGCCGAAACGGCGTTTCTTCCCGGATGTCTTGCCGGCGGCCTGCGATGAGGGGGTGGCCGGTTTCGGATCAATCATGGCTGTACCTTCTGCTGGTGCTGTTCAGGCTGCTGGTGCTGTTCGGCCTGCTGTGGAAGCTGGTGCTTTTCGTCGTGCCCGTCATCATCGTCCCCGGCGTCGTTAAGGGCCTCCTCAAGGTCCCGGTGGTAGTCGTCCTTGACCAGCCGCCACCAGATGAAAAGGGCGAACCCGGCGAAGACAACCCACTCGATGGAGTAGAAGAGGTTGAGCCAGTTGATGTGCTGCGCCGGCGGCTGCGGACCGATGTCCAGTGGAAGGAGGTTCCCCGGAACCGCTGCAGCGCTGACGTCCTTGCCGCCCACCACTTCCGCGGTGGCAGACACAAAACCGGGGTAGCTGCTCACCTCCCAGTAGTTGATGAGCTCCGCCACGGAGACGGCCGAGGCCTCCCCCGGTTTCGGAGCTTTCCCCGCCACCGGCGCTTCGGACGGCAGCAGCCGCCCGGTCAGTTCGACAAGGCCCGACGGCGGTGCTGCCGCGTCCCCGGGCTGGGCGACCCACCCGCGTGCCACCGGGATCCACGTCTGTGGTGAGGCGCCTGCTCCGGTCAGGGCGGGGGCGCCGATGACGGCGAAGGCTGAAACAACCCAGTAGCCGGTTTTGCCGTCGTGGAGCCTCCCGGGAACCAGGACCTGCTTGTCGGGACTGTACGTCCCCTGGGCAGTGACCATCTGGTCGGCAACGCTGCCGTGGAAGAACTCACCCGGCTGCAGGGTGCCGGTGAGGGGCTGCACCTGTTCGGTGGCGGGGTTGACCGGAACCTCGGGTTGGGTGGAGCGGCCGAACTGCCACTGGCTCAGCAGCACGAAGACCCCGGAGAGAGCGATCGCGAAGATAAAGCCTGCGATCCATCGGGGCTTAAGGGCTGTTTTCCACACGTCTTAACCGTACTTCGTACTTCTGTAGAACAACTAAACGCCAAGGGCGTCCGGGCCCGGAAGCGGGACCGGGGATGCGCCTAGTGGTCGAAGAACACCAGGCTGGAGTTGATGAGCTCGGCGATTACTTCGGCGTCATAGGCACGCCGCAGCGATTCGCGGAATGATTCCTTGGAGAGTGACCTGGCCAGGGTGGCCAGGACTTCCAGGTGGTCGGAGAACGAGCTGGCCGGGGTGGCGATCAGCAGGATGACCGTGGCAGGACCGTCGGCTGCCCCGAAGTCGAGCGCGTGGCCGTACTTGGTGATGCCGACGGCGATGGAGGTTTGGGACACGAATTCGCTGCGGGCATGCGGCAGTCCGATGCCGCCCGGGAGCCCCGTGGCCAGCTGGTGCTCCCGGGCATTGACGTTCTTCAGGAACCCGTCAAGATCCGAGATCCGCCCGGCGGCGTGAAGCCGCTCTGCCAGTTGGTTGGTGGCCTCGGTCTTGTCCTTCGCCTCCATTTCCAGGATCACCATGTCGGCGGTGGTCAGGTGGGCGTCATACGGGTCCAGTGGTTCCGCCAAGGCGTTTCCCTTCGGTCAGCAGTGGGGCGAACGGCCCCTCAACGCAAGGGCACGATATCTTCCGCGCCCAGGCGGGCGGCGTCTGCGGATTCGTCGTCCGGCTGTTGCTGGCTGAGGCGTTCGGCCTCCACGCGGGCAAGGTAGTGGCGGACTTCGTTTTCACGCTGCGTGTCGCTCCAGCCAAGGACGTCACCCATCAGTTTAGCGACAACGGGGGCGGCGGACACGCCGCGGTCCCATGCTTCGATGGAGATCCTTGTGCGCCGGGTCAGGACGTCCTGCACATGGCGGGCACCTTCATGGCTTGCGGCGTAGACGGCCTCTGCCTGCAGGTAGTCGTCGGCACCCGGTAGTGGTTCCGCCAGTTCCGGGTTCTGCTCAATGATGGCCAGGACCTCGGGTGTCATGGACCCGTACCGGTTGAGCAGGTGCTCGATCCGGGCCACGTGGACCCCCGATTCCTCCGCGGTGCGGTTGCGGCGGTTCCAGGCGGCCCGGAAACCGCTGGCGCCCAGGAGCGGAATGGTTTCGGTGCAGCTGGGCGGGACCCGTTCGTCCATGGTGCGGGTGGCCTCGTCGACGGCATCCTTGGCCATGACACGGTAGGTGGTCCACTTTCCGCCTGCCACCACCACAAGTCCGGGAACAGGGTGCGCCACCACGTGCTCGCGGGACAGCTTGGCGGTCGAGTCGTTTTCGCCGGCCAGAAGCGGCCGCAGGCCGGCATAGACCCCTTCGACGTCTTCGCGGGTCAAGGGCCGTTTCAGCACCTGGTTGACATGCTCCAGGACGTAGTCGATGTCCTTGCTGGAAGCCGCGGGGTGGGCCTTGTCCAGGTGCCAGTCAGTGTCAGTCGTGCCGATGATCCAGTGCCGTCCCCACGGGATGACGAACAGCACGGACTTCTCGGTACGCAGGATCAGACCCACCGTGGATTGGAAGCGGTCGCGGGGAACCACCAGGTGGATGCCCTTGGAAGCGCGGACCTTCAGCTGGCCGCGGTCTGTCACCATGGCCTGGGTTTCATCGGTCCACACGCCGGTGGCGTTGATGACCTGCTTGGCGCGGATGCTGAACTGCGTCCCGTCCTCGCGGTTTTCCACCTTGGCGCCCACCACCCGTTCGCCTTCGCGGAGGAAGTCCACCACCTTCATCTGGTTCACGGCATGGGCGCCGTAGTAGGCGGCCGTGCGGACCAGGTTGGCGCAGTATTTGGCGTCATCCACCTGGCCGTCGTAGTACCGGATGGACCCGACGAAGGCGTCGTTCTTGAGGCTGGGGGCGGCCCGCAGGGTGCCGCGCCTGCTCAGGTGCTTGTGGAACGGCACTCCCCTGCTGTGGTAAGCGGAAACGGACATCGCGTCATAGAGTGCGATGCCGGCCCCCACGTAGGGACGCTCGATGAAGGGTTTGGTCAGCGGATAGAGGAACGGCACCGGCCGGGCGAGGTGGGGTGCGATTTCGGAGAGGAGCAGCCCGCGTTCCTGCAGGGCCTCCTTGACCAGGGCGAAGTCCAGCATTTCCAGGTAGCGCAAACCACCGTGGATCAGTTTGGACGAGCGCGAGGACGTACCGGCCGCCCAGTCGCTTGCTTCGACGATGCCAACGCTCAGCCCGCGGGTCACGGCGTCAAGCGCAGCCCCCGTGCCAACGATGCCGCCGCCGACGATCAGGATGTCAAGTTCCTGGCCCGGTTCGGTGGTGGCGCGCAGCCGCTGGATGGATGCTTCCCTGGCTTCCGGGCCAAGGACCCCGCCGTTTGCAGGAACACTCTTCATTGAACGCCTCCAGTGCCTCTAGTGCCGTAGTAAACCCACACTACTTGCTAGGGGCGTGCTTTGGGCAGGGCGGGAGGGCGCCCGCCCCGCCCTGCCGGGGCGTGTCAGTTCCCTGCGTACGGCGACACGACGACGTCGACCCGCTGGAATTCCTTCAGGTCCGAGTAGCCGGTGGTGGCCATGGAGCGCCGCAGGGCGCCGATGAGGTTGGATGTGCCGTTGGTGTGGTGGCCGGGTCCGAAGAGGACTTCCTCCAGCGGGCCGACGGTGCCGACGTTGGCGCGGTCTCCGCGGGGCAGCTCGGTGTGGTGGGCCTCCTGGCCCCAGTGCCAGCCCTTGCCGGGGGCTTCTTCTGCCCTGGCCAGGGCGCTGCCCAGCATGACGGCGTCGGCGCCCATGGCGATCGCCTTGACGATGTCACCTGAGGTGCCCATGCCGCCGTCGGCAATGACGTGGACGTAGCGTCCGCCTGACTCGTCCATGTAGTCCCGGCGGGCGGCGGCGACGTCGGAGATGGCTGAGGCCATGGGCGAGTGGATGCCCAGGGCACGGCGCGTGGTGGTGGTTGCACCGCCGCCGAAGCCCACCAGTACGCCCGCAGCGCCGGTGCGCATGAGGTGCAGCGCCGGAGTGTAGCCGGCAGCGCCGCCGACGATGACGGGGACGTCGAGTTCGTAGATGAACTGCTTGAGGTTCAGCGGTTCGTGGTCCTTGGAGACATGCTCTGCCGACACGGTGGTGCCGCGGATCACGAAGATGTCGACGCCGGTCGCGAGGACCGTCTTGTAGTGCTCCTGGGTGCGCTGCGGGGTGAGTGACCCGGCAACGGTGACGCCGGCGTCACGCATTTCGGCGAGCCGGGACGTGATGAGTTCGGGCTGGATGGGTGCCTGGTACAGCTCCTGCATGCGCGTGGTGACGGCCGGGCTGTTGGTTTCATCCTGGAGCGCCGCGATCTCATCGAGGATGGACTGCGGATCCTCATACCGGGTCCAGAGGCCTTCCAGGTCCAGCACGCCGAGGCCGCCCAGCTTGCCCAGGGCGATAGCGGTGGCCGGTGACATGGCCGAGTCCATGGGGGCCGCGATCACCGGCATCTCGAACTGGTACGCATCGATCTGCCAGGAGACGGAGACGTCCTTGGGGTCGCGGGTGCGACGGTTGGGGACG
This region of Arthrobacter sp. DNA4 genomic DNA includes:
- a CDS encoding glycerol-3-phosphate dehydrogenase/oxidase → MKSVPANGGVLGPEAREASIQRLRATTEPGQELDILIVGGGIVGTGAALDAVTRGLSVGIVEASDWAAGTSSRSSKLIHGGLRYLEMLDFALVKEALQERGLLLSEIAPHLARPVPFLYPLTKPFIERPYVGAGIALYDAMSVSAYHSRGVPFHKHLSRRGTLRAAPSLKNDAFVGSIRYYDGQVDDAKYCANLVRTAAYYGAHAVNQMKVVDFLREGERVVGAKVENREDGTQFSIRAKQVINATGVWTDETQAMVTDRGQLKVRASKGIHLVVPRDRFQSTVGLILRTEKSVLFVIPWGRHWIIGTTDTDWHLDKAHPAASSKDIDYVLEHVNQVLKRPLTREDVEGVYAGLRPLLAGENDSTAKLSREHVVAHPVPGLVVVAGGKWTTYRVMAKDAVDEATRTMDERVPPSCTETIPLLGASGFRAAWNRRNRTAEESGVHVARIEHLLNRYGSMTPEVLAIIEQNPELAEPLPGADDYLQAEAVYAASHEGARHVQDVLTRRTRISIEAWDRGVSAAPVVAKLMGDVLGWSDTQRENEVRHYLARVEAERLSQQQPDDESADAARLGAEDIVPLR
- a CDS encoding GuaB3 family IMP dehydrogenase-related protein, whose amino-acid sequence is MTYEIEIGRGKRGRRAYSLDDIAIVPNRRTRDPKDVSVSWQIDAYQFEMPVIAAPMDSAMSPATAIALGKLGGLGVLDLEGLWTRYEDPQSILDEIAALQDETNSPAVTTRMQELYQAPIQPELITSRLAEMRDAGVTVAGSLTPQRTQEHYKTVLATGVDIFVIRGTTVSAEHVSKDHEPLNLKQFIYELDVPVIVGGAAGYTPALHLMRTGAAGVLVGFGGGATTTTRRALGIHSPMASAISDVAAARRDYMDESGGRYVHVIADGGMGTSGDIVKAIAMGADAVMLGSALARAEEAPGKGWHWGQEAHHTELPRGDRANVGTVGPLEEVLFGPGHHTNGTSNLIGALRRSMATTGYSDLKEFQRVDVVVSPYAGN